One genomic window of Solanum stenotomum isolate F172 chromosome 9, ASM1918654v1, whole genome shotgun sequence includes the following:
- the LOC125875730 gene encoding DNA repair protein XRCC3 homolog, with the protein MKPEDLLQRLSPTHTQKCTAGCPVLDRFLGGGIPCNSITELVAESGCGKTQISLQLLLSAQLPTSLGGLSGSSIYLYSESPFPVRRLHQLSSSFPTLHNPLDKILTHPLHSAHHLFDVLSQLDSLLSSRCDSPSSPPIKLIVIDSIAALFRFEFENNPRDLKQRSGLFFRISSKLKEQARRFGLAVVVINQVVDVMNDSDGLRIGNSTCLYTSERKVCAALGLSWANCVNTRLFLFRQEERIARAVNGDDCFSTQTRRFIHVAFAPHLPDSYCEFVITGEKIFGLDR; encoded by the coding sequence ATGAAACCAGAGGATCTCCTTCAGCGCCTTAGCCCCACCCACACCCAAAAATGCACCGCCGGCTGCCCAGTTCTCGACCGCTTTCTCGGCGGCGGCATTCCTTGCAATTCCATAACCGAATTAGTCGCCGAAAGTGGATGCGGCAAGACCCAAATCTCCCTCCAGCTTCTCCTCTCCGCTCAACTCCCCACTTCACTCGGCGGTCTCTCCGGCTCCTCCATATACCTCTACTCCGAATCACCCTTCCCCGTCCGCCGCCTCCACCAACTCTCCTCCTCTTTTCCCACTCTCCACAACCCCTTAGATAAGATCCTAACCCACCCTCTTCACTCTGCTCACCACCTGTTCGACGTATTGTCTCAACTAGACTCATTATTATCCTCCCGGTGTGACTCACCTTCTTCTCCCCCAATCAAGCTAATTGTGATCGACTCCATCGCGGCTTTGTTCCGATTCGAATTTGAAAACAACCCACGTGATCTTAAACAGAGATCGGGGTTGTTTTTCAGGATTTCGAGCAAATTGAAGGAGCAAGCTAGACGGTTTGGACTGGCTGTAGTGGTGATTAATCAAGTTGTTGATGTAATGAATGATTCTGATGGGTTAAGGATTGGCAATTCAACTTGTTTGTATACATCTGAGAGAAAAGTATGTGCTGCATTGGGCTTGTCATGGGCAAATTGTGTTAATACAAGATTGTTCTTGTTCAGGCAAGAAGAGAGAATTGCTCGAGCGGTAAATGGAGACGATTGCTTTAGTACACAAACTCGGAGATTTATACACGTTGCATTTGCTCCTCATCTTCCTGATTCTTACTGTGAGTTTGTTATTACTGGAGAAAAGATTTTTGGTCTAGATAGATGA
- the LOC125875721 gene encoding phospholipase A1-IIdelta-like, which translates to MGTEATWHELLGSNNWEGLLEPLHLNLRRLILRCGDFCQATHDAFNNDEYSMYCGSSRYGKSSFFHKVMFKSASDYQIVSFLYATARVGAHKAFFLHSLSRESWDRESNWIGYIAVTNDEMSEQLGRREIYIAFRGTTRNYEWVNVLGALPESAEPLLDPQSLNKSDPDGDNGGSNSNDDENAPRVMNGWLKIYLSSDPKSPFTGLSARAQLQTMIEDLRDRYKDENLSITFTGHSLGASLSILAAFDLVENGVTDIPVSAIIFGSPQVGNRAFNDKLKEFPNLKILHVKNKIDVITLYPSSLLGYVNSGIELVIDTRKSPSLKDSKNPSDWHNLQAMLHIIAGWNGENREFEMKVKRSLALVNKSSSILKDDILIPGSWWVEKNKGVVLDADEEWILAPPLDEDIPIPEVYSLENEAISKLLEDGITQIHEDGIEEEEYRHIAILKESRLLIHRTKAVLKQSYKEGHFVFRQFGKHGETSRHG; encoded by the exons ATGGGGACAGAAGCAACATGGCATGAATTACTAGGAAGCAACAACTGGGAAGGTCTTCTTGAACCATTACACCTCAATCTCCGGCGACTCATACTCCGGTGCGGCGACTTCTGTCAAGCAACTCACGACGCCTTCAACAATGATGAATACTCCATGTACTGTGGCAGTAGTCGATACGGCAAAAGTTCATTTTTCCACAAAGTCATGTTCAAATCCGCCTCAGATTACCAAATCGTCAGCTTCCTTTACGCCACTGCTCGTGTTGGTGCCCATAAAGCCTTTTTCCTCCACTCTCTTTCTCGTGAATCATGGGATCGTGAATCCAATTGGATCGGGTATATAGCTGTAACCAACGACGAAATGAGCGAACAACTGGGTCGTCGGGAAATCTACATAGCGTTTCGTGGAACAACGAGGAATTACGAATGGGTCAATGTTCTTGGTGCTCTACCCGAATCAGCTGAACCTCTACTCGATCCCCAATCGCTGAATAAATCTGACCCAGATGGCGATAATGGCGGAAGTAACAGTAATGATGACGAAAATGCCCCTAGAGTAATGAATGGATGGTTGAAGATCTACCTATCCAGTGACCCAAAATCACCATTTACGGGATTAAGTGCTAGAGCACAGCTTCAAACAATGATTGAAGATCTAAGAGATCGGTATAAAGACGAGAATCTGAGTATTACTTTTACTGGGCACAGTTTAGGTGCAAGTTTATCAATTTTAGCAGCTTTTGATCTTGTTGAAAATGGGGTTACTGATATTCCGGTATCCGCCATTATTTTCGGTAGTCCACAGGTAGGAAACAGAGCATTCAACGATAAGCTGAAAGAATTCCCAAATCTGAAAATCCTCCATGTGAAGAACAAAATTGATGTGATAACTCTTTATCCAAGTTCTTTATTAGGGTATGTTAATTCAGGGATTGAGCTAGTGATCGACACCAGAAAATCGCCAAGTTTGAAGGACTCAAAAAATCCAAGTGACTGGCATAATTTGCAG GCGATGTTGCATATAATAGCTGGTTGGAATGGGGAAAATAGAGAATTTGAGATGAAAGTGAAGAGAAGTTTGGCTTTAGTGAACAAATCAAGTTCAATATTGAAAGATGATATATTGATTCCAGGATCATGGTGGGTTGAAAAGAATAAAGGAGTTGTTCTTGATGCAGATGAAGAATGGATTCTTGCACCACCATTAGATGAGGACATTCCAATCCCTGa GGTTTATTCACTGGAAAATGAAGCCATAAGTAAATTGCTGGAAGATGGAATAACACAAATTCATGAAGATGGAATTGAGGAAGAGGAGTACAGGCACATTGCTATTCTGAAAGAGAGTCGTTTACTCATCCACAGAACAAAAGCAGTATTAAAACAGAGTTATAAAGAAGGGCATTTTGTGTTTAGACAGTTTGGCAAACATGGAGAAACAAGTAGACATGGCTAG
- the LOC125875725 gene encoding probable serine/threonine-protein kinase PBL7 isoform X1 has protein sequence MEAENEEYHKKERAIAVTILVFASLAIASLFVAFSYYCYIRNKVAKRLKNRTYTESACGDKGNSFSNLKVIAEKGLQVFTFKQLHSATGGFGKSNVIGNGAFGSVYRGVLQDGRKVAIKLMDQAGKQGEEEFKVEVELLCRLRSPYLLSLIGYCSESSHKLLVYEFMANGGLQEHLYPIKGSNNFCPKLDWKTRLRIALEAAKGLEYLHEHVDPPVIHRDLKSSNILLDKNFHAKVSDFGLAKLGSDKAGGHVSTRVLGTQGYVAPEYALTGHLTTKSDVYSYGVVLLELLTGRVPVDMKRSPGEGVLVSWALPRLTDREKVVEIMDPVLEGQYSMKEVIQVAAIAAMCVQPEADYRPLMADVVQSLVPLVKQPRPTVKPGSSSSFHATQSPSPHATQSPKAQDFFQVKRAYHIS, from the exons ATGGAAGCTGAAAATGAGGAGTACCATAAGAAAGAAAGGGCCATTGCAGTTACTATACTGGTCTTTGCTTCTCTTGCCATTGCTTCTTTATTTGTTGCTTTTAGTTACTATTGTTATATCCGTAACAAAGTGGCTAAGCGTCTCAAGAACCGAACTT ATACGGAGAGTGCTTGTGGGGACAAGGGCAATAGTTTCTCCAATCTGAAAGTTATTGCAGAGAAGGGACTTCaggttttcacatttaagcagCTGCATTCAGCAACTGGTGGATTTGGAAAATCTAATGTGATTGGAAATGGTGCTTTCGGGTCAGTGTATAGAGGAGTACTTCAAGATGGGAGGAAGGTTGCAATTAAGCTGATGGATCAGGCTGGAAAACAGGGGGAGGAAGAATTCAAAGTGGAG GTGGAGTTGCTATGCCGCTTGCGCTCACCGTATTTGCTGTCATTGATTGGCTATTGTTCAGAAAGCAGCCATAAATTGCTTGTTTATGAGTTCATGGCAAATGGTGGTTTACAGGAGCACTTGTATCCAATCAAAG GTTCCAATAATTTTTGTCCGAAGTTGGACTGGAAGACCCGATTAAGAATAGCTTTGGAGGCTGCTAAAGGTTTGGAATATCTACATGAGCATGTCGATCCCCCAGTTATACATAGAGACCTCAAAAGTAGCAACATTCTTCTGGACAAAAATTTCCATGCCAAAGTTTCTGACTTTGGATTGGCCAAGCTTGGATCTGATAAAGCTGGTGGACATGTCTCTACTCGAGTTTTGGGAACACAGGGATATGTTGCTCCAGA ATATGCATTAACAGGACACTTGACCACCAAATCAGATGTTTACAGTTATGGGGTTGTCCTCCTAGAGTTGTTGACAGGGAGAGTTCCAGTTGATATGAAGAGATCTCCTGGCGAAGGCGTTCTGGTTTCTTGG GCATTGCCCCGTCTCACTGATAGGGAAAAAGTCGTAGAGATAATGGATCCAGTGTTGGAGGGTCAGTATTCAATGAAAGAAGTTATTCAAGTTGCTGCTATTGCTGCAATGTGTGTACAACCCGAGGCTGATTACAGGCCACTGATGGCAGACGTTGTTCAGTCATTGGTTCCACTAGTGAAACAACCACGACCAACTGTGAAGCCAGGTAGCTCATCTAGCTTTCACGCCACACAGTCCCCCTCCCCCCATGCTACACAATCTCCTAAGGCTCAAGACTTTTTTCAAGTGAAACGGGCATATCATATCTCTTGA
- the LOC125875725 gene encoding probable serine/threonine-protein kinase PBL22 isoform X2 — protein MEAENEEYHKKERAIAVTILVFASLAIASLFVAFSYYCYIRNKVAKRLKNRTYTESACGDKGNSFSNLKVIAEKGLQVFTFKQLHSATGGFGKSNVIGNGAFGSVYRGVLQDGRKVAIKLMDQAGKQGEEEFKVEVELLCRLRSPYLLSLIGYCSESSHKLLVYEFMANGGLQEHLYPIKGSNNFCPKLDWKTRLRIALEAAKGLEYLHEHVDPPVIHRDLKSSNILLDKNFHAKVSDFGLAKLGSDKAGGHVSTRVLGTQGYVAPEYALTGHLTTKSDVYSYGVVLLELLTGRVPVDMKRSPGEGVLVSWAALVN, from the exons ATGGAAGCTGAAAATGAGGAGTACCATAAGAAAGAAAGGGCCATTGCAGTTACTATACTGGTCTTTGCTTCTCTTGCCATTGCTTCTTTATTTGTTGCTTTTAGTTACTATTGTTATATCCGTAACAAAGTGGCTAAGCGTCTCAAGAACCGAACTT ATACGGAGAGTGCTTGTGGGGACAAGGGCAATAGTTTCTCCAATCTGAAAGTTATTGCAGAGAAGGGACTTCaggttttcacatttaagcagCTGCATTCAGCAACTGGTGGATTTGGAAAATCTAATGTGATTGGAAATGGTGCTTTCGGGTCAGTGTATAGAGGAGTACTTCAAGATGGGAGGAAGGTTGCAATTAAGCTGATGGATCAGGCTGGAAAACAGGGGGAGGAAGAATTCAAAGTGGAG GTGGAGTTGCTATGCCGCTTGCGCTCACCGTATTTGCTGTCATTGATTGGCTATTGTTCAGAAAGCAGCCATAAATTGCTTGTTTATGAGTTCATGGCAAATGGTGGTTTACAGGAGCACTTGTATCCAATCAAAG GTTCCAATAATTTTTGTCCGAAGTTGGACTGGAAGACCCGATTAAGAATAGCTTTGGAGGCTGCTAAAGGTTTGGAATATCTACATGAGCATGTCGATCCCCCAGTTATACATAGAGACCTCAAAAGTAGCAACATTCTTCTGGACAAAAATTTCCATGCCAAAGTTTCTGACTTTGGATTGGCCAAGCTTGGATCTGATAAAGCTGGTGGACATGTCTCTACTCGAGTTTTGGGAACACAGGGATATGTTGCTCCAGA ATATGCATTAACAGGACACTTGACCACCAAATCAGATGTTTACAGTTATGGGGTTGTCCTCCTAGAGTTGTTGACAGGGAGAGTTCCAGTTGATATGAAGAGATCTCCTGGCGAAGGCGTTCTGGTTTCTTGG GCCGCGCTAGTGAATTGA